The following proteins come from a genomic window of Gammaproteobacteria bacterium:
- a CDS encoding glycoside hydrolase, whose amino-acid sequence MDLYDRSIEIILENQTRGGAYPASPDFPTYRYAWFRDGSYIAYAMDLVGEHDSSRRFHQWAAAVINSRADTVRRAAAKAERCEPLTRADFLHTRYTTDGHEASGENWPDYQLDGFGTWLWSLNDHLQRTGGELDAEWHTAANLVADYLTALWAKPCYDCWEEFPDSVHTHTVAAIHGGLTAHQAIDGVSHHGTLASVSKFIATEARKNGHFVKFPGSDVVDASLLGLAVPYRVVDPDDPKMLGTVAQIEATLRKGGGLHRYPTDTYYGGGEWLLLTCWLAWYYHERGAYDQAKTAIDWVEAHATEEGYLPEQVPENLNDPSCYKPWRQRWGAIASPLLWSHAMYLVCETLRRQASEQPKI is encoded by the coding sequence TTGGACCTCTACGACCGAAGTATCGAGATCATTCTCGAAAACCAGACCCGTGGTGGCGCCTACCCGGCCTCCCCGGACTTCCCGACCTATCGGTACGCCTGGTTCCGGGACGGATCGTACATCGCCTATGCCATGGATCTCGTCGGCGAACATGACAGCTCTCGCAGGTTTCACCAATGGGCAGCCGCCGTCATCAACAGCCGGGCAGACACGGTGCGGCGCGCCGCGGCCAAGGCGGAACGCTGCGAACCGTTGACCCGCGCCGATTTCCTGCACACGCGCTACACGACCGACGGTCATGAAGCCAGTGGGGAGAACTGGCCCGACTACCAACTCGATGGGTTCGGGACATGGCTGTGGTCGCTCAATGACCACCTTCAGCGCACCGGTGGAGAACTGGATGCCGAATGGCACACCGCTGCCAATCTGGTTGCCGATTACCTCACGGCCCTCTGGGCAAAACCCTGTTACGACTGCTGGGAAGAGTTCCCGGACAGCGTCCATACCCACACCGTCGCTGCGATCCATGGAGGCCTCACTGCCCATCAGGCAATCGATGGTGTCTCCCATCATGGGACGCTCGCCTCCGTCTCAAAGTTCATCGCAACCGAGGCCCGAAAGAACGGTCACTTCGTCAAGTTCCCGGGATCCGATGTTGTCGACGCGAGCTTGCTTGGGCTGGCCGTCCCTTATCGCGTGGTAGATCCTGATGACCCGAAGATGCTCGGCACAGTTGCCCAGATCGAAGCCACACTCCGCAAGGGTGGTGGCCTGCACCGGTACCCCACCGACACCTACTACGGGGGCGGTGAATGGCTGCTGCTCACGTGCTGGCTCGCCTGGTACTACCACGAGCGTGGAGCGTACGACCAAGCCAAGACCGCCATCGATTGGGTGGAAGCACACGCCACCGAAGAGGGATACTTGCCCGAGCAGGTTCCGGAGAACCTCAATGACCCCTCCTGCTACAAGCCATGGCGCCAACGCTGGGGAGCCATCGCTTCACCGCTGCTCTGGTCACACGCCATGTATCTCGTCTGCGAGACCCTCCGGCGCCAGGCCTCCGAACAGCCCAAGATCTGA
- a CDS encoding GNAT family N-acetyltransferase, producing the protein MVVEIREVERVDAQLVEGFGRLIPQLSSTSRSPTAEELQRLLESDTTVLFAAWEDGTIVGALTLVVARLPTGIRARIEDVVVDEAFRGRGVAAELSQAALRRAAAEGAKTVDLTSRPDRTAANRLYERLRFEKRDTNVYRLRLSGE; encoded by the coding sequence GTGGTGGTTGAGATCCGCGAGGTCGAACGAGTTGATGCGCAGCTGGTTGAAGGGTTCGGTCGGCTGATTCCGCAGCTGTCTTCGACCAGCCGGTCTCCGACCGCTGAAGAGCTACAACGCCTGCTGGAATCGGACACCACCGTGCTGTTCGCGGCTTGGGAGGACGGGACGATCGTAGGGGCGTTGACCCTGGTCGTGGCACGGCTCCCGACCGGGATCCGGGCCCGGATCGAGGATGTCGTGGTGGATGAAGCGTTTCGGGGCAGGGGGGTGGCAGCCGAGCTCAGCCAAGCGGCCCTCCGGCGCGCCGCCGCGGAGGGAGCCAAGACAGTCGATCTGACCTCGCGCCCGGATCGGACAGCCGCCAACCGCCTCTACGAGCGGCTCAGGTTCGAGAAACGAGACACCAACGTCTACCGGCTGCGCCTAAGCGGCGAGTGA
- a CDS encoding ROK family protein, producing the protein MNEQHANRDWMKRVNRNLVLNLVKSAGPISRKEISIRSGLSAATVTNLTAEFIAEGLVHEMGSGKAVRGRPPILLRLNTQAGFVAGVKVMRGSLAVVVTDLDAEVIYYRAVPLTASGDGSTMSPDEVLEAVAAMVEAAFTASGVDRSHVLGVGLGLAGLIDGQTGTCRYSPFFGWRDVDLVERLQSALGLEVFVENDVNALTIAEQWFGHGHGRSHFAVVTIGSGIGLGLVLNGQFYRGSGGSAGELGHITVAGDGPECTCGRRGCLEAIASDSAVVRQVVEAIDAGEKTVLDSELVTIEAVVAAADGGDLVAQKVLAQSGHWLGVGLATVANVLAPELIIVGGEGVAAGHWRLDPMHLAFSEHAFDHVAERTQVIIEPAGDETWARGAACVVLGELYKSPLLDRAAAPREQPTATVSTSDS; encoded by the coding sequence ATGAATGAACAACATGCCAACCGTGATTGGATGAAGCGCGTCAATCGCAATCTCGTCCTGAATCTGGTGAAGAGCGCGGGTCCGATCTCCCGCAAAGAGATCTCCATACGCTCGGGGTTGAGTGCGGCAACGGTCACCAATCTCACGGCCGAGTTCATCGCCGAGGGTCTTGTTCATGAGATGGGCTCAGGGAAGGCGGTCCGGGGTCGTCCGCCGATTCTTCTTCGCCTCAACACACAAGCAGGTTTCGTTGCCGGGGTGAAGGTGATGCGAGGCTCACTCGCGGTCGTGGTAACGGACCTGGACGCCGAGGTGATCTACTACCGCGCCGTGCCCCTCACGGCGTCCGGTGACGGGTCGACGATGTCTCCCGATGAGGTGCTGGAAGCCGTGGCCGCCATGGTAGAGGCAGCCTTCACCGCCAGTGGTGTCGATCGTTCTCATGTGCTCGGTGTCGGGCTCGGCCTCGCTGGTTTGATCGACGGCCAGACCGGAACGTGCCGCTATTCACCGTTTTTTGGCTGGCGAGACGTCGACTTGGTGGAACGTCTGCAATCCGCTCTGGGTCTCGAGGTGTTTGTCGAGAACGATGTCAACGCTCTCACAATCGCCGAGCAGTGGTTTGGGCACGGGCATGGTCGATCTCACTTCGCGGTGGTGACCATCGGATCTGGGATCGGGCTGGGATTAGTTCTGAACGGCCAGTTCTACCGGGGGAGCGGTGGCTCGGCCGGGGAACTCGGGCACATAACGGTTGCCGGCGATGGTCCCGAATGCACTTGTGGGAGGCGAGGATGCCTCGAGGCCATCGCCTCCGACTCGGCGGTGGTTCGCCAGGTTGTCGAGGCGATCGACGCCGGGGAGAAGACGGTCCTCGACTCCGAGTTGGTGACCATCGAAGCGGTCGTGGCCGCCGCCGACGGTGGGGACCTGGTCGCCCAGAAAGTACTGGCTCAATCGGGTCACTGGCTTGGTGTCGGGCTGGCGACTGTCGCGAACGTTCTGGCGCCGGAACTCATCATCGTCGGAGGTGAAGGGGTCGCCGCCGGGCATTGGCGACTGGACCCGATGCACCTCGCGTTCAGCGAACACGCCTTCGACCATGTCGCCGAACGAACCCAGGTGATCATCGAACCGGCCGGCGATGAGACGTGGGCCCGAGGGGCCGCCTGTGTCGTTCTTGGTGAGCTCTACAAGTCGCCGCTGCTCGACCGAGCCGCCGCTCCGCGAGAACAGCCGACTGCAACAGTTTCCACATCAGACAGTTGA